The following coding sequences are from one Anolis sagrei isolate rAnoSag1 chromosome 6, rAnoSag1.mat, whole genome shotgun sequence window:
- the LOC132777828 gene encoding uncharacterized protein isoform X2, whose protein sequence is MSKVPAGLKRFESGERTDELPLSAPAPTEADIPRMTKIMGDCEDITDYAVCAIILASQEKEEENKRRRKRGPTRRWRKRRAEKGAFLNLNQELRGEDPTSYKRWLRVTEEQFDHLLHEISPRIQKQKTKFGEPISAAERLTITLRYIDVGTQGRISDGGVWKKCNLKELIDVNALDMPPAHPLPGQDIPTPYVFLADNAFGLKPYILKSYGGNDLTLEERICNYRISRGRQVVETAFGSFANRLRVFLNPILLQPDKVRTLVLAGCALHNFLRSHESTESWPVNYVDREDVETGTTLPGAWRTEIPIQPGTDLHLPQVATTYSNYYSTEAKAVRENFKAFFTSDVGVVYWQHRFV, encoded by the exons ATGTCTaaagtgccggcaggactgaaaaggttcgaatctggggagaggacggatgagctccctctgtcagctccagctcccactgAAGCTGACATACCACGGATG ACGAAAATAATGGGTGATTGTGAAGATATAACGGATTATGCAGTGTGTGCCATTATATTAGCGTcgcaggaaaaagaagaggaaaacaaaCGGCGTAGAAAGCGGGGGCCTACCAGAAGATGGAGAAAAAGGCGAGCAGAAAAAGGAGCCTTCTTAAATTTAAATCAGGAGTTGAGAGGCGAGGATCCAACTTCATACAA GAGGTGGCTGCGTGTAACAGAAGAACAGTTTGACCATCTTTTGCACGAAATCTCCCCCCGAATTCAGAAGCAAAAGACAAAGTTTGGGGAGCCAATATCTGCAGCTGAGAGGCTCACCATTACGCTCCG ATATATTGATGTTGGCACACAAGGAAGGATCAGCGATGGAGGTGTGTGGAAGAAATGTAATTTAAAAGAGCTTATAGATGTTAACGCTCTTGACATGCCCCCAGCCCATCCACTTCCAGGTCAAGACATACCCACTCCATACGTCTTCTTAGCAGATAACGCTTTTGGATTAAAACCATATATCCTCAAATCGTACGGGGGAAATGATTTGACTCTGGAAGAACGGATATGCAATTACAG AATTTCACGTGGCCGCCAAGTTGTGGAGACAGCTTTTGGAAGTTTTGCTAATAGATTAAGAGTATTTCTAAATCCCATCCTGCTACAGCCAGACAAAGTGCGCACATTAGTACTTGCTGGTTGTGCACTTCACAACTTTTTAAGGAGCCATGAAAGCACAGAATCATGGCCAGTCAATTATGTGGACAGAGAAGATGTGGAAACTGGAACCACTTTGCCTGGTGCCTGGAGGACTGAGATTCCTATACAGCCTGGAACAGATCTGCATCTTCCACAAGTAGCCACCACCTACTCCAATTATTACAGCACAGAGGCCAAAGCTGTGAGGGagaattttaaagcattttttacATCTGATGTTGGTGTGGTGTACTGGCAACATCGTTTTGTGTAa
- the LOC132777828 gene encoding uncharacterized protein isoform X1 has product MSKVPAGLKRFESGERTDELPLSAPAPTEADIPRMTKIMGDCEDITDYAVCAIILASQEKEEENKRRRKRGPTRRWRKRRAEKGAFLNLNQELRGEDPTSYKRWLRVTEEQFDHLLHEISPRIQKQKTKFGEPISAAERLTITLRYLATGNTFRDLSREFRIGERTVSYIILETCAALYEFLKYTFEVPTSKEHWRAVSKQFLDQWNVPHCLGAIDGKHIVIRKPINSGSHYHNYKGIESIVLLAVVDANYKFRYIDVGTQGRISDGGVWKKCNLKELIDVNALDMPPAHPLPGQDIPTPYVFLADNAFGLKPYILKSYGGNDLTLEERICNYRISRGRQVVETAFGSFANRLRVFLNPILLQPDKVRTLVLAGCALHNFLRSHESTESWPVNYVDREDVETGTTLPGAWRTEIPIQPGTDLHLPQVATTYSNYYSTEAKAVRENFKAFFTSDVGVVYWQHRFV; this is encoded by the exons ATGTCTaaagtgccggcaggactgaaaaggttcgaatctggggagaggacggatgagctccctctgtcagctccagctcccactgAAGCTGACATACCACGGATG ACGAAAATAATGGGTGATTGTGAAGATATAACGGATTATGCAGTGTGTGCCATTATATTAGCGTcgcaggaaaaagaagaggaaaacaaaCGGCGTAGAAAGCGGGGGCCTACCAGAAGATGGAGAAAAAGGCGAGCAGAAAAAGGAGCCTTCTTAAATTTAAATCAGGAGTTGAGAGGCGAGGATCCAACTTCATACAA GAGGTGGCTGCGTGTAACAGAAGAACAGTTTGACCATCTTTTGCACGAAATCTCCCCCCGAATTCAGAAGCAAAAGACAAAGTTTGGGGAGCCAATATCTGCAGCTGAGAGGCTCACCATTACGCTCCGGTATCTAGCcacaggaaatacattcagagacTTATCGCGGGAGTTTCGAATTGGCGAAAGAACCGTATCATATATCATCTTGGAAACATGTGCAGCTCTTTATGAATTCTTGAAGTACACATTTGAAGTGCCAACATCAAAAGAGCATTGGAGAGCTGTTTCCAAGCAATTTCTAGATCAGTGGAATGTGCCACATTGTTTGGGGGCCATTGATGGAAAACATATTGTGATAAGGAAGCCGATCAACAGTGGTTCCCATTACCACAATTATAAAGGAATAGAATCTATTGTCCTTTTAGCAGTTGTGGATGCTAATTATAAATTTCG ATATATTGATGTTGGCACACAAGGAAGGATCAGCGATGGAGGTGTGTGGAAGAAATGTAATTTAAAAGAGCTTATAGATGTTAACGCTCTTGACATGCCCCCAGCCCATCCACTTCCAGGTCAAGACATACCCACTCCATACGTCTTCTTAGCAGATAACGCTTTTGGATTAAAACCATATATCCTCAAATCGTACGGGGGAAATGATTTGACTCTGGAAGAACGGATATGCAATTACAG AATTTCACGTGGCCGCCAAGTTGTGGAGACAGCTTTTGGAAGTTTTGCTAATAGATTAAGAGTATTTCTAAATCCCATCCTGCTACAGCCAGACAAAGTGCGCACATTAGTACTTGCTGGTTGTGCACTTCACAACTTTTTAAGGAGCCATGAAAGCACAGAATCATGGCCAGTCAATTATGTGGACAGAGAAGATGTGGAAACTGGAACCACTTTGCCTGGTGCCTGGAGGACTGAGATTCCTATACAGCCTGGAACAGATCTGCATCTTCCACAAGTAGCCACCACCTACTCCAATTATTACAGCACAGAGGCCAAAGCTGTGAGGGagaattttaaagcattttttacATCTGATGTTGGTGTGGTGTACTGGCAACATCGTTTTGTGTAa
- the ZNF865 gene encoding zinc finger protein 865 → MEANAASDEGVHFQSYPFDFLEFLNHQRFEPMEAYNHEHAKAVAALPCPQPQYDYTQQTTAAPPAHFDRVPTALGTSKPKVEGPSPSSSTTVSSANIQVKKSEPGGPAPAPQQQPQQQQQQPPYSTPAVVPATSQPLFDSTAAAAAAAAAYNTPQWGIVDLSGHQHLFSSLKRGQAPTPATSAGVVTADSQAGKDDKNYFRRLKYFIDRRFPCGVCQKSFKQSSHLVQHMLVHTGERPYECTTCGRTYNHISSLIRHRRCHKDTEDATATASVADANVVAAAAAAAAVVAANAAAAPGAEGTTQPPAQGSNPQVVPAPTAGTAVSALSAAIAQAEGPFTCSLCWKVFKKPSHLHQHQIIHTGEKPFSCSVCQKSFNRRESLKRHVRTHSDLLRVQCGVCGKEFRDASYLLKHQATHAPPGTLPPRPEYKCDICGKGYVAPQNLLRHRQLQHEGAQLPKDGTGALSYLPPGAYLLPQDPQATSSDGDTKPTSYGLLGAHPLLVGTAAGKNFCCGICGRGFGRRETLKRHERIHTGEKPHQCAVCGKRFRESFHLSKHHVVHTRERPYKCEICGKVFGYPQSLTRHKQIHRLQLPCSLPPMGPSLTPMGPSLPPPPEGLTYGCSDCGERFPDLFHVMSHKEVHVAEKPYPCDVCGKCFGFIENLMWHKLVHQAAPERLLPPDETTAAVAPLENGMASGDNLTSFEDHHPTLPSGERFSCSICGQTFKHFLGLVTHKYVHLVRRTLACSVCGQSFAGAYDLLLHRRTHLQKRHFSCPVCGKRFWEAALLMRHQRCHTEERPYRCTVCGRGFLRSWYLRQHKVVHTGERAYKCALCNKRFAQSSSLAEHQRLHVVARPQRCPTCGKTFRYRSNLLEHQRVHLGEKVYRCDRCSKSFFYLSSILRHQRSHDAKRELRCGACLKLFKDPKYFSKHLQAHQGGRPFKCSTCGEAFSNTYGLKKHRHIHKMERFAAMGAHKEQQP, encoded by the coding sequence ATGGAAGCCAATGCAGCAAGCGACGAGGGTGTGCATTTCCAGAGCTACCCCTTCGACTTCTTGGAGTTCCTGAACCACCAACGCTTTGAACCTATGGAGGCCTACAACCACGAGCACGCCAAAGCAGTCGCTGCCCTTCCCTGCCCACAGCCACAGTACGACTACACCCAGCAGACAACAGCTGCCCCACCAGCCCACTTTGACCGTGTGCCCACAGCCCTCGGCACATCAAAGCCCAAAGTCGAAGGCCCATCACCTTCTTCCTCCACAACTGTTTCATCGGCTAACATCCAAGTCAAGAAATCTGAACCAGGGGGCCCTGCACCGGCTCCTCAGCAGCAgccgcagcagcaacaacaacagccaccTTACAGCACTCCAGCAGTGGTGCCTGCAACCAGCCAGCCTCTCTTTGATAGCACAGCGGCTGCAGCTGCTGCCGCTGCAGCTTACAACACTCCTCAGTGGGGCATTGTGGATCTGTCTGGTCATCAGCACCTCTTCAGCAGCCTGAAACGTGGGCAGGCTCCAACTCCAGCCACTTCTGCTGGTGTGGTAACTGCTGACAGCCAGGCAGGCAAGGACGACAAGAACTACTTCCGACGCTTAAAATATTTCATCGACCGGCGCTTCCCTTGTGGAGTGTGCCAAAAATCATTCAAGCAGTCATCTCACTTAGTGCAACATATGTTAGTGCACACGGGGGAGCGGCCCTATGAGTGTACCACCTGTGGGCGCACCTACAACCACATTTCCAGCCTCATCCGACACCGCCGCTGCCACAAGGACACTGAGGATGCTACAGCAACTGCCAGTGTCGCTGATGCTAATGTGGTAGCAGCGGCAGCTGCAGCAGCGGCTGTAGTGGCTGCCAATGCAGCTGCTGCTCCAGGTGCTGAGGGAACCACCCAGCCTCCTGCCCAAGGCAGCAACCCTCAAGTGGTACCGGCGCCTACTGCAGGGACAGCGGTATCTGCTCTCAGTGCTGCCATAGCTCAGGCTGAAGGCCCCTTCACCTGCTCTCTTTGCTGGAAGGTGTTCAAAAAGCCAAGCCACCTGCACCAGCATCAGATCATCCACACAGGCGAAAAGCCATTCTCATGCTCTGTGTGCCAGAAGAGCTTCAACCGACGGGAGAGCTTGAAACGACATGTGCGGACCCATTCAGACTTGTTGCGAGTGCAGTGTGGCGTCTGCGGCAAGGAATTCCGGGATGCTTCCTACCTGCTAAAGCACCAAGCAACCCATGCACCTCCTGGTACCTTACCACCACGTCCGGAGTATAAGTGTGATATCTGTGGCAAGGGCTATGTGGCTCCTCAGAATCTACTGCGCCATCGGCAGCTACAACATGAAGGAGCCCAGCTGCCCAAGGATGGCACTGGTGCCCTGTCCTACCTGCCTCCAGGGGCCTATCTCCTGCCACAAGACCCACAGGCAACAAGTTCTGATGGTGACACCAAACCGACATCGTATGGACTTCTCGGTGCTCACCCATTGCTGGTGGGGACAGCAGCAGGCAAGAATTTCTGTTGTGGGATCTGTGGCCGAGGCTTTGGGCGCCGAGAGACACTCAAGCGGCatgaaaggatccacacaggTGAGAAGCCTCACCAGTGCGCTGTGTGCGGGAAGCGCTTCCGTGAATCTTTCCACCTCAGCAAGCACCATGTGGTGCACACACGTGAGAGACCCTACAAGTGTGAGATATGTGGAAAGGTTTTTGGTTACCCACAGAGCTTAACCCGTCACAAACAAATCCACCGGCTGCAGCTGCCTTGCTCTTTGCCACCTATGGGGCCCTCCTTGACACCCATGGGGCCATCGCTACCTCCACCTCCTGAGGGGCTAACGTATGGCTGCTCTGACTGTGGGGAGCGCTTTCCTGACCTCTTTCATGTCATGAGCCACAAAGAAGTCCATGTGGCTGAGAAGCCGTACCCTTGTGATGTCTGCGGCAAGTGTTTCGGCTTCATCGAGAACCTCATGTGGCACAAGCTGGTCCACCAGGCCGCTCCTGAGCGGCTCCTGCCACCAGATGAAACCACAGCTGCGGTAGCCCCTCTGGAGAATGGGATGGCCAGTGGCGACAACTTGACATCTTTTGAGGATCACCATCCCACTTTGCCAAGCGGTGAGCGCTTTTCATGCTCCATTTGCGGCCAAACCTTCAAGCATTTCCTAGGTCTTGTGACCCATAAGTATGTGCACCTGGTGCGACGCACATTGGCCTGTTCAGTCTGCGGACAGAGTTTTGCAGGAGCCTATGATCTGCTGCTGCATCGCCGTACTCACCTGCAGAAGCGCCATTTCTCTTGCCCAGTCTGTGGCAAACGTTTCTGGGAAGCTGCCCTCCTCATGCGCCATCAACGTTGCCACACAGAGGAGCGCCCCTACCGCTGCACAGTCTGCGGGCGTGGCTTCCTACGTTCGTGGTACCTACGTCAACATAAAGTGGTGCACACTGGCGAGCGGGCCTACAAGTGTGCCCTCTGCAACAAGCGGTTTGCCCAGTCGTCCAGCTTGGCTGAACATCAGCGCCTTCATGTCGTTGCTCGGCCCCAGCGTTGCCCCACTTGCGGCAAGACCTTCCGCTATCGCAGCAACCTTCTGGAGCACCAGCGAGTGCACTTGGGCGAGAAGGTCTACCGTTGCGACCGTTGCTCCAAGAGTTTCTTCTACCTGTCATCCATATTACGTCACCAACGTTCCCACGATGCAAAGCGCGAGTTACGATGTGGGGCCTGCCTCAAGCTCTTCAAAGATCCCAAGTATTTCAGCAAACATCTCCAGGCCCACCAAGGTGGACGCCCGTTCAAGTGCAGCACCTGCGGAGAAGCCTTCTCCAATACCTATGGGCTCAAGAAGCACCGCCACATTCACAAGATGGAGCGCTTTGCTGCTATGGGTGCTCACAAGGAACAACAACCCTAG